The genomic DNA TGGCTCCAAATTTCTAACTGGTGGTTCCACGTCTACAAAAATAGATTTGTCAAACGAAGACTGCTAATAGTAGTTTGACAAACTGCggttgcttgtgtgtgtttcccatcaGTCTTTCGAGAGGGCCGTCACCAGCCAAAGTGCTGCCGTTCCTGAGCAGAAGAAGTCGGCCATGGGTTTTCAGCGTTTCCTTGATGTGCTCAACAAGGGTGTGAACGTCACCATGCTCAACAAGATAGTGACTCAGACCGCCACTGAAGGGAGTGATCGGCCACGCTCGCCGCCTTCTTTCACGAACACCGATCGTCCGTGGTCTCCTGGTTATGCTGGGGGGCAACAGGGAAGCCACCAAAATGCCAGCCACTGGAGCGAGTGCGAGAGGTCCCAGCGACTGGCGTCTCCAAAGCCTCGTCGCAGGTCCGTCAGCCCTGAGGGCCGTGCTCCGTCTGATGAAAAGTCTCTGCAAAGGGCTGACGGAGAACAACGCTACTTTAGCTCCAACAGTAGATCCCGGTCTCCCTCAGTGGTGGGAAAGATAACGCTGACACCTGAAGAGGAGCACAAGCACAGGCAAATGCAAGATGTCCTACAGGCCATTGGCATTGATTTAGGATCCGAAGAACTGGGCCAAATGTCACATCGGATCCATGAGCGGTTATATGGAAAGAAGGATTGTGACGGGGGGCGCCATCGTAGAGGAAGCCGGGAAAGGGACACGAGGCCAGCGTTTTCACCGAGACCGCAAAGTAGATCATCGTCATCGAGCAGATCTAGTTTTAGCCTGGTAAATCGGGAATATCACCAAAAAAAAGACTCGTATAGTGCTCAGAGGGATGAAACCGAGGTACAACAAGTACAGGTGCATGAAGCTGTCGGATATGGCCAGAACAGCAGCCGTGGCACTTTACAGGAGAGTCAGAAATGTGAAACTTACTCCCAGGAAAGTACTGCTCCATGTCAATCATTTTCTCAAAATTCCCCATACACTTTATCGAGGTCATCCCCTACACCTGTAATGCCGAAGTACTCCCCAGTCTGTTCACCGCTGCTGCCATACCCAGCTCTGCCCCCAGCTCTGCCCCCAGCTCTGCCCCCTCATAACTTGCCCCACCTTGGACCCAGGTTTTTCATGCCTCGCCtgcctcccttcttcccttaCCCCCGTGCCCCACCTTTGAACATCTTTCCCGCACTACTCGCTCAAACGAGGCACCTTCTCAATCCAAGCAATCCACCCTTTTTGAACCTGCCAGGTAATAATCCGACTCAGTATATGAACACTACACAAAAATCCAAAACTCTGTCAAGGCCTCGCTGTCTGCAGGTTATTGAAACCAAACAGCCTGGATGAAGAGCGTTGCGTAACGGGAATATCTGACTGACTGATATAGTtgaaaaattatgttttgtcTCTGGAGAATAGTAAAATGTCTCCATAAAATAAACCGTTTTAAccacaaaacacatttgaacaTCCCCTCACAGAAAATGAACAACACGCAAACCTGTCCAGCAGAAACAAAGAGCAAGGCAAAGCCAACACAGACAATGTAATTAACAGACCACAAGTTCAGTGACCAAGCTCCAGGGGGTGTTGGAGCTCTGTTCTTAAACCCATAGCACAATGACatgcttaataaaaaaaaatgcacacagtGTAAAGAAAGTGTTTATTGATTTAGTTTTTCAAATTTTGTTTAAACGCCTTGATTCGATACATTGTAATTATTGTTAAAATTATATTTAGGgctgcagattattttcattgttgattgttttctcggttaatcgattagttgtttggtctataaaatgttatggaaaaagaagaaaaaatgtccgtgtttcccaaagcccaagatgacgtcctcaaatgtctcgttttgtccacaactcttaagatattcagttaactgtcacagaggagtgaagaaactagaaaatattcccatttaagaagctggaatctgaGAATTTCTACATTGtttattcataaaaaatgactactAAActagttggcgattcatttttATAGGCATACTGTTTCTGCCTTCCCTGCTCTACCTGTAAAGCACTAACTGTTGTTAGTTTAATTGTGCAATACAAATTAAATGACTTGACTAAATTTTATAGTCGACAACTAATcgtttaatctttgcagctctaattacATTTGCGCACAGTTTTTGTAGGATACAAGCTTGTATCCTAATGAAACCGCACTATGGTCAAGTGTTCAGTCTTCAGAGGGTTTTGGCTGacccacaacaacaaaatgtgcTCTACTCTTAAGCCTCTTTTTGTCAGGTTGACATGTCTTTTTGTGTACACGTACAGAACAtgattgtgtaaatatttgaaTCGCTTAATATTAAAGGCAGTGATTCTAAGTACATGGCAATGAACCGTTTTATTGCACTAACTTTTCTTGAATAtattgtgaagaagaaaaaaaaaaaattctcagaAGAAGCAAGACGTTGGATGGGACTGTCGtgcaaaaaagtcaaaatgtctcaTGAAATGATCCTCAGTGGCAGGCTGTAcagaactagggctgcaaccaacgaTCATTTTCACTGTCGATTCATCTttcgattattttttcgattaggGGATGATaagaaatggtgaaaaatgacgtaatttagttttttttcaccacAACTTAAAGATATTAAGTTTACTATCACAGAGGagtaaagaaactagaaaaaaagaatcccatttaagaagctgcaatcagaattttttacttttttttgataaaaaaaattacaaactgcttaatcgattatcaaaatagttggcgatttaatttaatagttgacaactaattgagaattgattaatctttgcagctcttacTGCCtacagctccagcaggggaccccaaacttccctttcccgagccacattacccagctccgactgggggatccagaggcgttcccaggccaggttggagatataatccctccacctagtcctgggtcttccccgaggcctcctcccagctggacgtgcctggaacacctccctagggaggcgcccagggggcatccttaccagatgtccgaaccacctcaactggctcctggCTCCTCcttgagcttctcaccctatctctaagggagacgccagccaccctcctgaggaaacccattttggccacttgtacccaggatctcgttctttcgatcatgacccagccttcgtgaccataggtgagggtaggaccAAAAATTGACCGCTAGATTGAGAgatttgccttctggctcagctctcttttcatcacaacggtgcgataaagtgaatgtaataccgcccccgctgcgccgattctcctaCTCCATTGTCCCCACAAATCAtgaagaccccaaggtacttgaaccccttcacttggggtaaggactcattccctacccgGAGTGGGCACTCGATCGGtatcctgctgagaaccatggcctcagatttagaggtgctgatcctcatcccagccgcttcacactctgCTGCGAACTGATCCTCTAGTATGTATACTTGACAGGAGCTGACATAgattatatgtatttttataatacattttggaatggatccattccatttcagataTGCCACACCTTCACACAAGCTCAGAGAGGTGAAGGCAGAGTTCCTAAAAATTCCTGTAAGGGTCTGCCAAGTTCCAACCAGTTTGAGAATTCACATGGCACTACAGTGCAACAGGAGAAGATTAATCAATACTCGTAGAAGCTAGACACTCAAGAACCAAAGCTAAACCTGGCACTGCTGCAGAGACGATGAATAAAGAACCACACTTGACCTTTTAAGATTTAgcttagttatttatttattttaaatctgaTGATTTTGTCTGCAGGTGTATATATCTATGGCTTATGGGCTCAGTGTTGATTTTCTTTAGAAATGATAAAGCTTCAAAACAACGCATTCATGCAGATTTAAACCAAACATGTTGCTTTTATTACAATGAAGTGAAATTGCCTTAGGTTTTAATATTACGTCACTTTTAATATGATATTGGCGATTTGTGTGCTTTTTTGGAAACTATGCAAAGGAGCTAATACgggaaaataacaaaatggaAAGTCTTATCATATTTTAATTTACTAAGATTGACCCTATAAACCATTTTATATAGGTAAGGTTTTGGCCTAAGCTTACCGATGTCTGGTGTGACCCATGGACTAAGAAGCAGTAGtgtcaaatataatttgcataaCCGCAGACTAGAATTTCACATTTCTGAATTTCAGTAGCATATGGCCACACAAAATTGGCACTAAACAGAAAAATAGCTGTAGTTAATGCAACATAAAGAGGGTTGGGTCATGCAAACATCCATGTTTTCTTCTGACTACCAGTTTGATCATAGCTATCGGCTTACAGAGATCCGGATCAGATCGATGGGTCTGCAGTCCCTTCTTTCTAACTGGCATCATGCTAATAATATCAGTGaatacagtggtggaagaagtattcagatcctttaccaGTAGAGTACTGccatactgtaaaaatactctgttacaagtaaaggtcctgcgttgaaatgttacttaagtaaaagtatgtaaactatatcatcagaaaaaagtactttaaagtattaaaagtaaaagtactcaatggagaaaaatcctcacattttaaaaactggaaacgatccaaacagttctgtcaatcaactaagtgtatGTTCGGCTAATcctttcagctggacttgtaagccgttatattgttgggtagtttaatttataaaaaaacatcgTGTTTTATAAacttaaatgtgttttgtgtgcaaaacgCTTAAGTTGTAGTAACTAAAgttgtcagattaatgtagtggagtacaaagtacaacatttctctctgaaatgtagcggagtagaagtagaagcttaatagtatttttttaccaaatgtattttaaatgttatattgttatgtaaatgtgtaattttacctttttttaggGTGACTTTTTTACCATCTgtctagggactgcagatgaaaaatagccttctGGCTAACTCTGGCATattgacagaaatgtttattaatatgcGCTGTCcctgtaataaaataaagaagaaaagaaaagactcaagtaaagtacaagttcctcaaatgtgttcttaagtacagtacttgagtgaatgtacttgggctacattccaccactggttgaaTGTATGAAGTAACGTTAACTGTGAATTAACAGTGTTAACTAATGCTGATCAgcaactactgtacttaagtacaaatttgaggtgcTTGTACAGTAcaagtagaaaagaaaagacccaAGTaaagtactttacttgagtcttttcttttctacttctactccgctacatttcagagagaaatatttgaGTATTACTTCGGTGTTGGTACTCCGTCCAACAGCTGGCGCTGTCAATATCCACTTTTCAACACCACCAAAGCAGTGAAAGCATACTTGGCCCAAATTCCTT from Sander vitreus isolate 19-12246 chromosome 2, sanVit1, whole genome shotgun sequence includes the following:
- the LOC144527377 gene encoding uncharacterized protein LOC144527377 — encoded protein: MMQSNRSEYSHRRQYSDKSLRQWDDYDDGWEERREPHRDIAQDSYQKYGGDGQSSTERRGRSREYSDSPKMLYSKDAMNRDWSRKSSARRRVSSPVWGTCEKKRRRCTENDMDDYMYRREPEDDTKRQSPDSFSRAHVTKDFKHTLPEEEDFRYRKTPQDSKHRYRHEEFTYRQQPDDCRQSSGYYKVRDGHERSRDVSQERTRSQDCSTKSYAKPRERTDGPSTDHKDYRQNRTWFPLNEPSGQSFERAVTSQSAAVPEQKKSAMGFQRFLDVLNKGVNVTMLNKIVTQTATEGSDRPRSPPSFTNTDRPWSPGYAGGQQGSHQNASHWSECERSQRLASPKPRRRSVSPEGRAPSDEKSLQRADGEQRYFSSNSRSRSPSVVGKITLTPEEEHKHRQMQDVLQAIGIDLGSEELGQMSHRIHERLYGKKDCDGGRHRRGSRERDTRPAFSPRPQSRSSSSSRSSFSLVNREYHQKKDSYSAQRDETEVQQVQVHEAVGYGQNSSRGTLQESQKCETYSQESTAPCQSFSQNSPYTLSRSSPTPVMPKYSPVCSPLLPYPALPPALPPALPPHNLPHLGPRFFMPRLPPFFPYPRAPPLNIFPALLAQTRHLLNPSNPPFLNLPALTAYSSSRGPQTSLSRATLPSSDWGIQRRSQARLEI